The following is a genomic window from Gemmatimonadaceae bacterium.
CTCGGCCAACTCGCCCTCGAGCGCGCGCCGCTCGCGCTCTTCGTGCGCCGCCATCTCGAGCGCCAGCCGCACGGGGACGGGCAAGGGAAGCACCAGCGCGTGGTCCTGCTGCCGCACGGTGAGCGCGAACACTCCTAACGGAGTCACGGCCTCCTCGAGTACCCGGACGGCCTCCGCGATCTGGACGCGCGATCCTCCGAACCGGTTGACCACCGGCAGGAGCATCGCCGCCGCGCGTTGGGCAGCCTCACCTTCCAGCTCGACCGGCGGGGTATTGTTGTGCGACGCCGCATGTCGGACGCACAGCGCCCAGTCGGTTGCATTCGTCCCGCCGCGCACCGCCAGCCGATCGAGATCCGCGCGCCGCACCGGCGCCACGATGCCGTTACCGATGGGAATGCGCGCCACGATCGCCGACGGCGATCCGTACAGCAGCGCGCGTCCCCACTGCGTGACCGCGAATGCGATACCGCCGACACCCACACCAACCGCCGCGCCGCCGGCGAGCGTCGCTCCGACAGCGGTCACGCCCACGCCGGCTTGCGCCACGCGAAATCGACGACGCCGCCCGAACTGGTCGCCGTAGCGCCACGCCGCAAGCTCCGGACGAAGCGGCTGTCCGATTCTCACGAGCGTCATGCCATCCGCGATGCGCGCCAGGCCGATGTTGTCCGTCGACATGCGAAGCCGCGTGGCGCGGAATCTCCGCTCGCAATCGTCGATGGCTTCCCATCGCTCGTCGAGCGGCGAGAGATTCCACCGCTCACAGTGCGTGCAGACCACCCAGAGCCGTCCCCGCGCGGGATCGAACGCCAACCGTCGACCCACCGGGAACGCCTCGATCACCGGATTTGTCCCCAGCGACGCGTGGCAGAAGATGCACGTGGAGAACATCACCCCAATATGTCGCGCCGGGGCGCTGCCCGCGAGCGCGCGACGCGTACTGTCGGGCGATGACAACTTCCGTACGGCGCTCGAATGGAATGCTGACTGTCGCGCAGTGTGCGCGATCAGCGATGAGACATGCGCGGCGAAGATCTGCGTTAGGCAGGAAGAACCACGCGCCTCGATGCCGAGGGCCGGCGGGCCGGAGTCGCGCCGCCGGCCTCGATCGATCGGGCGACGATGCTACCGGTCGTACTTGAGGCAGATTTTGAGCTGCTGGAGCGCAGCGTCGGTCGCCTCGAGGGCTTTCACACGGTGACCGCCAAAGTCGTGCGCCGCGTGCTGCAGGTCGAAGCGCGCTTTCACCAGGGCGTCCACCGCCGCATTGATTGCCGGATGACGCTCGGCTGCCGAAACATTGCCGGCGTAGAATGACAACGAGGCGATGCCGGCCATTGCCAGCGTTCCGATCGCCAGTCTCCACTTCGTGCTCATGAGGTCCTCTCGGTCCATGGGGTTATCCGATGGACGAACAAGACCACTCCACGTTCGCGAAGAAACCTTCGCGACGGCGGATCAGTGATGCGCGTTCACGAGAGGCAGCAGCTTCGCGAGACCGGAGTTGTTGCCGGCGTAATTGAGCAGCCCGATTTGAACGCCGTGCAGCTCGCGCGCGAAATTGAAGATGCCGAGCGCGAGCCCGTGCTGCGTGCCCTTCACCTGGTTGAACGCGCTCAGTGAAAACCCGGTGAACGATCCTTCGCGAGAAATTCGCATCCACGCTGGAGCGATCACCCCGCCTTTCACGTAGTTGCCGCCCGCAACGAGACTGGCCACGAACCCGTGCACCTTGGGCGCGCCGACGGCCAGACCGGCCAGGGTGATTCCCTCGATAGACCCCCCGGCGCCGACAGCGATTCCTGCCGCCGTGAAACCCTTGACGCGATTGCCGGCCCCGACGCCCAGGCCGGCGAAAGTGATGCCCACGATGTTGTCCCCGGCGCCGACGCCGACACCGGCGAGCGTCAAGCCGCGCACGCTCTGCCCCGCGCCAACGCCAACGCCGGCGATGCTGATCCCGTCCAGGCTTTCTCCCGCACCGACGCCGAGGCCGGCCACGCTCAACCCGCGCACACGATTCCCGGCGCCGCTGCCAAGTCCGGCCACGCTGACGCCCGTCACATCGTGCCCCGCGCCCACTCCGAGTCCACCGATGATCACGCCTTTCACGTCCTGGCCGGCGCCGACACCCAGTCCGCCCGCGGCTAGACCCTCCACGTCGGATCCGGACCCGGCGCCGAGTCCGCCGACCAGGATCCCGTGAACCGACTTGCCGGCTCCGGCGCCGAGCAGACCGACGGCAACGCCGGAGAGATCGTCGTCGGCGCCAAGTCCGATGCCGAGACCAACGCCGTCGATGCGCCGCGCTCCGGCGAGCGGCAGGCCGAGCGCAAGCCCCTGGACGAGCCCGTCGCTGTGCTGGTACGGCGTCCAGATCGTCGCGTTCAACCCGTGAACGACGTAGTGGCCGCTATCGCGAAAGTTGAGGCGGATGCCATCGACGTAGCGCGCGTTGCCGATGGCGAGTCCGACGTCATGAATGGTGAGATGCAGCGCTCCGTCACGGCTGGTGTCGGTTGCGGCGTGCGAGGTATCGGGGGAGGTCGGTGTCTGCGCGGTTCCGCGCGCCACGCATGTGACGAACGCGAGTGCGAACGCGGCCGCGCACGCCGCGCGGCGACCTGCGCTCAGAACGAAAAGTCGCATGGGAGGGCAATGGGTCGAGTCGCCCTGACGTACGGTCGGTCCAGTGCGGAGTTTCAGCCTGCCTTACCGCGTGCCCAGCGTCCGTTAGAGCAGGAGCGCCGTGCGGAGCACGAGATCGAAATCGCGGTACGTGATCGGCAGCGGAAAATACAGCGAGCCCGTGCGAAGCGCGCGATCGCGCGCTTCCGCGTTGCGGTGCAGCGCCGCGCACAACAACAATCGCGCACCGACGGCGCCCAACCATTCGGGCAATCGCTGCGACATCGCGCACGGGTGATCGAAGTCGACGATCGCAACGCGCGGACGCGTGCGCGCGACAGCCTGGTCGACCGGTTCGTCGTCGAGCGGGTGGGCGGGAGCAAGTCCCGAGCGCAGCACGAATTCATCGAGGAGTGCGGCGGTGTCGGCGTGACCGGCCAGAATCAGCGCGCGCACCGCCGGCAACGGCGGCGGCACGAGCGAGAGCGGTCGGTTCTCCGATTGTGTGAGCTGCACGTTGCGGCCTCGACGAATTGCAATTGACCCATGTGCTCGCGATCGACTCGAGCGAGCTCATTCATGGAAGATTTACGGAAGAGCGCGTAACAGCGCGCGCGAGGTTGTCGCGCGCGCGCGTCGCGACGTGCAACGCGCTGTTGCACGAGGTGTCGTGAGGTTGACGCAAGTGACGTGCGGTGATGCGCAGCGATGCCCGGCGGGATGACGTCCGAGCGCACCGCGGTTTGTCGGCGCGCATCGGACGCGGCGAGTTACGCAGCGAGAAGCTTCGCGCTCGCGCGGTAACTGCTGATGATGTTGGGCAGGTAGCGGGACATCGGTGTGTACTCCAGACCGAGTGCCGCACACGCATGCGAGCCGTCGACGCGAAATCCCGACGTGGTGAATCGTGCTTCGTCGAGTGAGAGGCGCGGACGTCCGCCGAACAACGACGCGGCGGCGGTCGAGAATGTTGCCGTCGTCGTGGTGATCCAGTTGGGCATGACTCCGGGCGCCGACTTGCCGGACACCTTCGCCACGCGCGACATGAATTCGTGCGTCGACATCGTCTCGGCGTTCAAGATGTAACGCGATCCGCTGTGTCCTTTATCGGCGGCGAGTGCGATTCCGGTTGCCGCATCGCGCGCCCAGATCCATCCCATCGGTGCGTCGCCGGTGCGGCGGCGCTTGCCGGTGACGAAATCGTAGACCATGCGGCCGAGCCATCCGGAATCGCCGGCGGCGACGATGAGACCCGGATTGACGACGATCACTTCGACACCCTTGGCGCGGTAGCGCAGCACTGCTTGTTCGGCGGTGAGCTTGGAGCGCTCGTATGCCGTATGGGTGTAGCCGCGGTGCACGGTGCGCTCGGTACCCCAGAAGCCGGGTTGCTCACCGATGGTGAGCGACGATGACACGTACACGACGCGCGGCACGCGCGCTTCGAGCGCGGCAGCGAGCGTGTTCTCGGCTCCGTACACGTTCACCGCGTGAAAGGTCGAGGCTTGCGGCGCCCAGAAGTCGAAGAATTGCGCGACGTGGACGACCAGGTCGCAGCCCTGCATCGCATCCGCGAGGAGCCGGGCGCGCATGAGATCGCTCATGACCGGCTCGGCGCCCAACTTTCGTAACACTCCGATGCCGCTCCGTCGGCGAACCTGTCCGACCACTGCATCGCCGCGTTCGCGGAACACCTCGGTGAGCGCGCGTCCGAGCGGCCCGGCCGCTCCAGTCAGAAATACTCGCATGGCCTGCGTCTCCTCTCGTGTCCGATCGATTGGCCCTCGTCAATTGACGATTCGGATACGGCCGGGGAACGCCGGAAGGGGTTGATGGAGCGCGTGTTTGGTGATACTCACAACTACCCAAAACGTACCTCCAGCCACCTACCTCTCGTGCTTCCCTTCTCGATCCTCCTCGCCGTCGCGCTGCAACAGCCTGCGGCGTACCAGCAGCCGGCGCCCCCTGTTCAGCAGACGCATTCGGTGCAGGCGCCGGCGCCCACTCGACACCGGGTTGCGTTGGACACGGGCTATGCCCGGTTAGTCCGCGAAGCGACGACCGACCCGCGGTTTCTGCCGCAGGCAGTCGCCACGCTGCCGGCGAGCGAGAGCGTCCCGAGTCCGCTCAAGTTTTTCGGGAGCATCGCGGGAGCGCCCGGCGTGATGCACCACACGAAGGACATCTACGCGTATTTCCGCGCGCTCGCGCGGGCGACACCCCGGGTGCGCGTCGACAGCATCGCGACCACCGAAGAAGGGCGACAGATCATTCTCGTGGTGATCGCGGACGAGCAGACCATGCACTCGATCGACCACTATAAAGCGCTGATGCGGCGCCTGGCCGATCCGCGGACGCTGCCCGCCGATTCCGCGGCGGCGGTGATCGGCGACGCAAAGCCCATCTACTATCTGAACGGCGGCCTGCATTCTCCGGAAATGGGTTCGCCGGAAATGCTAACGGAGCTCGCGTACCGGTTGGCGGTGGGCGATGACTCGACCGATGCCATGATTCGCAGCCGCGTGATCACGATCATCAATCCGGTGAGCGAGCCGGATGGCCGCGACAAGCAGGTGGATTGGTACCTGCACTATACGAAGGGCCGTCCGAAGTTCGACGACGGCTTTCCGCGTTCGTCGCCGTTCTGGGGCCGCTATGTGCTGCACGACAACAACCGCGACGGCCTGCAGATCTCGCAAGCGCTGACGAAGGCGATCTTCGACATCTACTACGATTGGCATCCGTTAGTCATGCACGACCTGCACGAGTCGGTGCCGCTGCTGTACGTGTCGACGGGCACCGGGCCCTACAACGTGAACAACGATCCGATCATCATCGGGCAGTGGCAGGTGCTCGCCAACAACGACATCACGACGTTGAGCGCGGCCGGGCTGCCGGGCGTGTGGACGTGGGCGTTCTTCGACGGATGGTGGCCGGGCTACGGCATGTGGGTCGCCAACAATCACAATGCGGTCGGCCGGTTCTTCGAGACGTTCGGCAACGCGGGCGGCGACACGTATCTGCGCGATCTGTCGGGCGAGCGATACGCCGGAGCACCGGTGACGTCGCGCGAGTGGTATCGGTCGTGGCCGCCGACGAAGGAGGTGTACTGGAGCTCGCGCGACAACGTCAATTATCAGGAGACCGGCGTTCTCGCGTCGCTCACATACGCAGCGACCAACGCCTCGAAGATGTTGCACGACTTCTATCAGGTGGGCGTGAACAGCCTCGCGCGCGGCCGCACGGAGACGCCGCACGCGTACGTGATTCCCGGGTTCGCGCGTCAGCGCGATCCGCGCCGCGTCGCCTACCTGATCAACCAGCTCGAGCGCCAGCACATCGAGATCGATCGACGCACCGCGGGCGATTCGGCGGGCGACTTCGTGATCAGGCTCGACCAGCCGTATCGCGACCTCGCCGTCAACCTGCTCAGCACGCAGAGCTACCCGAGCACGGCGCAGTATCCGCCCTACGACGACATCGCGTGGACGTTAGGCGCGCTTTACGGCGTGCAGGTGCACGCGGTGAACGATACGTCGGTGTTTCACTGGACCGATCTCGAGCGCCTCGCGGACACGGTGGCGTACCGCGGCGCGGTGCGGGGCGCCGGCCCCGTCTACCTGCTCGCCTACCGTGCGCAGAGCGAAGTGCTGCCGGCGCTCTTCCACCTGCGTGAACGCGACCGCGCGGCAACCGCGGCGGTGGCGGAGCACGCGTTCGTCGTTGGGCAGGACAGCTTCCCGGCGGGATCGGTGATCATCGAGCGCGCGCCGGCCGGCGCGGCGAAAGAGATCGCCGACCGATGGGGCTTGCCGCTGGTGAGCGCGGACCGTGTGCCGGATGTCCAACGGCACGCCGTCGACCTGCCCCGCATCGCCGTCTACCATTCGTGGTACGATACCCAGGACGCCGGCTGGTCGCGCTATACGTTCGATCAGTTAGGCATCCCGTACACGTCGATCGACAAGGACGATCTGCGGCGCGGCGCGCTGCGCAA
Proteins encoded in this region:
- a CDS encoding NAD-dependent epimerase/dehydratase family protein, which translates into the protein MRVFLTGAAGPLGRALTEVFRERGDAVVGQVRRRSGIGVLRKLGAEPVMSDLMRARLLADAMQGCDLVVHVAQFFDFWAPQASTFHAVNVYGAENTLAAALEARVPRVVYVSSSLTIGEQPGFWGTERTVHRGYTHTAYERSKLTAEQAVLRYRAKGVEVIVVNPGLIVAAGDSGWLGRMVYDFVTGKRRRTGDAPMGWIWARDAATGIALAADKGHSGSRYILNAETMSTHEFMSRVAKVSGKSAPGVMPNWITTTTATFSTAAASLFGGRPRLSLDEARFTTSGFRVDGSHACAALGLEYTPMSRYLPNIISSYRASAKLLAA
- a CDS encoding M14 family zinc carboxypeptidase yields the protein MLPFSILLAVALQQPAAYQQPAPPVQQTHSVQAPAPTRHRVALDTGYARLVREATTDPRFLPQAVATLPASESVPSPLKFFGSIAGAPGVMHHTKDIYAYFRALARATPRVRVDSIATTEEGRQIILVVIADEQTMHSIDHYKALMRRLADPRTLPADSAAAVIGDAKPIYYLNGGLHSPEMGSPEMLTELAYRLAVGDDSTDAMIRSRVITIINPVSEPDGRDKQVDWYLHYTKGRPKFDDGFPRSSPFWGRYVLHDNNRDGLQISQALTKAIFDIYYDWHPLVMHDLHESVPLLYVSTGTGPYNVNNDPIIIGQWQVLANNDITTLSAAGLPGVWTWAFFDGWWPGYGMWVANNHNAVGRFFETFGNAGGDTYLRDLSGERYAGAPVTSREWYRSWPPTKEVYWSSRDNVNYQETGVLASLTYAATNASKMLHDFYQVGVNSLARGRTETPHAYVIPGFARQRDPRRVAYLINQLERQHIEIDRRTAGDSAGDFVIRLDQPYRDLAVNLLSTQSYPSTAQYPPYDDIAWTLGALYGVQVHAVNDTSVFHWTDLERLADTVAYRGAVRGAGPVYLLAYRAQSEVLPALFHLRERDRAATAAVAEHAFVVGQDSFPAGSVIIERAPAGAAKEIADRWGLPLVSADRVPDVQRHAVDLPRIAVYHSWYDTQDAGWSRYTFDQLGIPYTSIDKDDLRRGALRKRFDVILVPNMNGSLDRMINGVDRDVGPLPFEKTSATPNLGTPFSSPDITGGPGFAGLEALRAFVDDGGELITLETSTRLAAESGIAAELSPHPTRTLFHPGSVVRVRMRHASPILYGFPDTTTVFRGNAPLFEVPPRDSAMLILQYGTKLPEAADTGAIMGEPNKAAPPRDSTAKSKKHGSEEPYVVSGMVRGEDEIIGQGAIFDVPVRKGHVVAFTFDPLHRYLNHHEFPMVWNAIINWNVVPPRSTQ